The window ATGATTACCTGAGTACTTTTGGAGATGACGCTAAGCCTCTTGATTTTcacttctttcttttcgttGCTTCTCTTGAGTCTAATTACTGATTCTTGGAAATATAGACTGTTTTTATTCATAACATCCTTacattttcaaacaaaattgTCTCataaaaattcttttgtgaaatttttttacgAACGGACGCGGCGAGTCATTTTCCAATATGCAGTGTGAGATTTTCCACTTGTATGCTGCTGTTTGAAATACAACAGCATTTTTCCATAAATTTTAAGCGAGTACATTTGACATATCTGTTGAATAGTCTTCTTATTCTTTAGAtgtaaatataaaaaaaaaacagcaaACAAACTACAGAAATGGTCGCTTTAATCtctaagaaaagaaagctaGTCGCTGACGGTGTCTTCTACGCTGAATTGAACGAATTCTTCACCAGAGAATTGGCTGAAGAAGGTTACTCCGGTGTTGAGGTCCGTGTTACTCCAACCAAGACCGAAGTCATCATCAGAGCTACCAGAACCCAAGATGTTTTAGGTGAAAACGGTAGAAGAATCAACGAATTAACTTTGTTGGTTCAAAAGAGATTCAAGTACGCTCCAGGCACTATTGTCTTATATGCCGAAAGAGTTCAAGACCGTGGTTTGTCCGCTGTTGCCCAAGCTGAATCCATGAAATTCAAGTTGTTGAACGGTTTGGCTATTAGAAGAGCTGCTTACGGTGTTGTCAGATACGTTATGGAATCTGGTGCTAAGGGTTGTGAAGTCGTTGTTTCTGGTAAGTTGAGAGCTGCCAGAGCTAAGGCTATGAAGTTTGCCGACGGTTTCTTGATTCACTCCGGTCAACCAGTCAACGACTTCATTGACACTGCTACTAGACACGTTTTGATGAGACAAGGTGTTTTGGGTATCAAGGTTAAGATTATGAGAGACCCAGCTAAGAGCAGAACCGGTCCAAAGGCCTTGCCTGATGCTGTCACCATCATCGAAccaaaggaagaagaaccaATTCTTGCTCCATCTGTCAAGGACTATAGACCAGCTGAAGAAACTGAAGCTCAAGCTGAACCAGTTGAAGCTTAGATTTAAttattaaatatatatataaagtaTAGGTacaataattttttctattccaGTTTAATGATGGTGGACTTTTTTCATGCTGTTAGATTTTCGTGAAGGATGCAAGTTCATGCaatctatttttttttgagatgGTTATTATTTACAGAATCACAATACTATATAATCAAAAAGATAGGTTTTGattgagaaaaaatgtGGACATGAGTAAAAGAGTGAATGCCGATTCTTTCTCATTCGCTTATAATAAAGCTTAACAAAAACTCAAAGTCCCACAACCGCTTTCACCATTTATACACGCCGCCTGTAACGCCTCTAATAGGCTTATCTCCTAGTTGTACCCATGGCGCTCTCTTTTGCTCTTTTAAATGTGCCTCGTAAGCAAGTCTTTGTTTCGTTACGctctttgttttcaaaatacaTTTAACATGAATATAAGGGTGGCTTATGATACCAACTCTTGTTCTTGCCTTAAACTCAACACGTTTTCGCCAGAATCCATCACTCCCTGTCCAAATCTGAGAAATATACAAATCATCTGGTTCCAAGCCTAATTTCTGACCGTCCTTGACACCTTTTTGAAGTAGTTCTGCTACTTCACGAGCAATTTTCTTATTAGAAAAGTGGCATTGAGAAATAGCCTTCATAACGTCAAGTCCTCCTAATAACCTCAACAGAAGCGTAGCTTTTTTCATCGACGACTTAATTCTGTATGACTGGACATATACAGAAGGTTCTAGTACCTCAACTTCTTTCCTTGTTAAGTTTAATTTATAACGTTTGTTAGAATTTGGTAACTTAACAATAGTATCTTTCTTGTAGAATCCACCATTGGTTTTACAATTAGCTTCATATATTTCTCTCTTCAAAGGAGATAAAAGGCTTTGAGATGCTAATTGCTCCGGTTGTTGCAATGATATAATATGTTGCTGTAGTAATTTATCGTTCTCTATAGTTATCGAATCCTTATCAACTCCAGGGGCCTCACCAGAAGAATCAGAGGCAACCGCTAGTCTATTGGAGAAGCTATTCGCATCATCATCCCCACTGTTTTTCTCCTTTATCGTATTTTCAGTAATGCTTCCGAAAAGTGACCCTTTTGAATTGTTAAGACATATTGGTGTTCTATGCATCCAACGTCTACTTATAGGAAAAAGTAGAACCTTAGAAATCCCACCCACCTGAGATACTTTTGTCGTAAAGTTCATTCTCTccagaaaaaagaaggattgAGTTGATGCTCTTGACTTACTTCGGAGCTTTGTATGACGTATTCTAAAATCTTCTCTTTCGAAATGCATAATATACTTGTTATTCAAAATCCTATAAACAGCAATATATTGGTTACCCTGCCTAAAAtgaatcaaaagaagatgttGGGTGCGGTCCTAGTAGCAGAAAAAGACTAGAAATGTTTTGTATAATTAAAGACTTACCTAGTTGGGCTAAAAAGTTTCCCTTATACATGAAGATCAACCTTGTAATTCCTTGTCGCATAATAGTATGATGTCTTCTGAGTGTTGATTTTTCTAAAAAGTACTGTTCTCTTTTACTGTCGACAAGTAAACATGTACTTATAATATGATATTAGTGCTATTCATCAATAGCTACGTATGGTTAAGCAGAAAACATCCTATTTGATAAATAGTACACGGCGTCATATAATCTCTCTTAAAAACCCTTGTGAATTATTCTCAACTGAACATCCTCCATCCATCGAGGCATTATTATCTAACCCATGCCCGAGCCGTATCGAATTTGAAGACAGAGTAGAGAAACCATTCTGTGTAGATGAACCCGAGGACGAATATGTAAATGAAGAGCCATAAGAAAACCTGTTTTCCGAGTTCATGAAACTGTTCTGGATATTATATGAAGGATTATTGGTGGCTACAGTATCCCTTAGTGGTGGTACTGGGGGAACACCTCTTGCTTTGAAATTAAATTCGTTGCTAAAAGGATTATTAGTGGAAGCAATCTCACCGTTTGCTTGTTGAGATCCAGAGTCTTGAGCTTGAATTGATGCCTCTTTGGCTTGATCCGTTGTTGGGAATCCTGTCCTGCGCCCAATTTCGTGGTAGAAGAGATCAGCGTCCttaaatgttttctttgcttttctttttctgatCAGTATAAACCACAATACAAGTGCACTTATAAGGACACCACCAACACTTCCTACTACACTTCCTACAATAGTTCCAGTATTTGATTTTGACGTGCCTTGGCTTTGATTACTGTCCAAGCTTCCGTCCAGCCAATGCTGATAGAAAGACATATCTGCAGTAATTGTTGAAGACGGAACAGAAAAGGAGCTAACTGCACTTTTTGCAAGTGCTATCGTAGTAGGTAATCCTGTTACGAATGTTGTAGTGGATCCAGTGATATCATATGCTTGGGTatagaaataataaatagTGCTCGAACCTTCGGAGCTTGAAAGAGCTCCCGTATTGTAAGCCGGACTTGATGTTGGCATGGAAGACgtagaaaataaagtagCGGAGACTTCTTGAGTCGTAAATGGTACACTGCTACCAGAAGTAGAAGCCATTGATATAAGAGAGTACGTGTTGTTAGCCAGAGAAGGGCTTGAATGGCTGGTTTTTGTACTGTCTAGTAGCGGTGACGATGAAAGGCTGCTTGAAGATAACAAACTGGTGGATGTTTTAGTGGAAGTTAATTTTGGCATGGAAATCGTACTTTCAGAATCAGCGGAAACGGTTGAAGATGAATCTGATCTGTTGAGCATCGAAGGTTGGCCAGTGATGGAAGAATCGACCGTTGATGTAATCAATGAAGTATCAATTGGGCTTGATGTATACCTATCAGGACTTGAGGATGTGGCATCTTCATTTGATATTGTGGAAGGTGACAAAAACGTTGTAGACCAACTCGATGGCACTTTTGAGGTGACACTAATTTCAGAAGAAGTTGTTaatattgaagataaaGAAGTGTAACTAGGAGATACGGCGGTAGGTGTTAACGAGgaagaagtagaagaaCTACTGTCGAGCGAAAACTTTTCGaagtttgaatttgatgaagacgatgaaTACGACGATGACAATGATATTGGCACCGATGTTGTTGATGGTGATGTCGATTTTGTTGACAGGATGGACgattttgataaaagaatGGACAATGAGGGTGTGATAATGGAGTATGAAGTCGTAGTTGAGTCATATTGTGAAGTTTCGATATGTTGCTCGCTCGATGAACTGCTGATTATGGTTGATGCGATAATGTCACTTGAAGATACAGCGGAGGATGAATACGCACTCTCGTCAGTTGTCAAACTTTGAGAATAATATATGGATGTGAACGAACTAGAAACGGGCGCAAAGGAGCTCAGACTTCCCTGTTGGGGTATTAATGTTGAAGTAGCTGTAAGTGGGACATTGGTTGACAATAAAATCAGGCTGCTGCTCGGTTCACTGAATGGCAGTGATGTTTTGTCAGATTCTGCAGAGATGGTCTTCCCGATAGTACTATTGGAGCTCATACGATGGCGAATATAAATACTTATTCaactttttatatttttttcagatatCGACGAATGGGGATGGGGATACTAAATATGTGTTAAGCGAAAGTGTATCAACAAGCAGATCAAAAAAGGATCAATACTGTTCTGATGCTTGTCTTTAGTGAGTAACTTTGGTAATTAATGAATGCGCAAAGGcctttctttgaaaaggtGATCTGCAAAACGTTTCTTTAGATCTTGTTTAcctcatttctttcttttttttttttcctgcaCACTCCTCGTGCCTTGATAAGccattatcaaaaaaataaaaatagcaACATTTGGTTAACTTGTATGGAT is drawn from Saccharomyces mikatae IFO 1815 strain IFO1815 genome assembly, chromosome: 14 and contains these coding sequences:
- the MRPL22 gene encoding mitochondrial 54S ribosomal protein uL22m (similar to Saccharomyces cerevisiae MRPL22 (YNL177C); ancestral locus Anc_2.78), with product MHFEREDFRIRHTKLRSKSRASTQSFFFLERMNFTTKVSQVGGISKVLLFPISRRWMHRTPICLNNSKGSLFGSITENTIKEKNSGDDDANSFSNRLAVASDSSGEAPGVDKDSITIENDKLLQQHIISLQQPEQLASQSLLSPLKREIYEANCKTNGGFYKKDTIVKLPNSNKRYKLNLTRKEVEVLEPSVYVQSYRIKSSMKKATLLLRLLGGLDVMKAISQCHFSNKKIAREVAELLQKGVKDGQKLGLEPDDLYISQIWTGSDGFWRKRVEFKARTRVGIISHPYIHVKCILKTKSVTKQRLAYEAHLKEQKRAPWVQLGDKPIRGVTGGVYKW
- the TDA7 gene encoding Tda7p (similar to Saccharomyces cerevisiae YDL211C and TDA7 (YNL176C); ancestral locus Anc_2.79), producing MSSNSTIGKTISAESDKTSLPFSEPSSSLILLSTNVPLTATSTLIPQQGSLSSFAPVSSSFTSIYYSQSLTTDESAYSSSAVSSSDIIASTIISSSSSEQHIETSQYDSTTTSYSIITPSLSILLSKSSILSTKSTSPSTTSVPISLSSSYSSSSSNSNFEKFSLDSSSSTSSSLTPTAVSPSYTSLSSILTTSSEISVTSKVPSSWSTTFLSPSTISNEDATSSSPDRYTSSPIDTSLITSTVDSSITGQPSMLNRSDSSSTVSADSESTISMPKLTSTKTSTSLLSSSSLSSSPLLDSTKTSHSSPSLANNTYSLISMASTSGSSVPFTTQEVSATLFSTSSMPTSSPAYNTGALSSSEGSSTIYYFYTQAYDITGSTTTFVTGLPTTIALAKSAVSSFSVPSSTITADMSFYQHWLDGSLDSNQSQGTSKSNTGTIVGSVVGSVGGVLISALVLWFILIRKRKAKKTFKDADLFYHEIGRRTGFPTTDQAKEASIQAQDSGSQQANGEIASTNNPFSNEFNFKARGVPPVPPLRDTVATNNPSYNIQNSFMNSENRFSYGSSFTYSSSGSSTQNGFSTLSSNSIRLGHGLDNNASMDGGCSVENNSQGFLREII
- the RPS3 gene encoding 40S ribosomal protein uS3 (similar to Saccharomyces cerevisiae RPS3 (YNL178W); ancestral locus Anc_2.76); translation: MVALISKKRKLVADGVFYAELNEFFTRELAEEGYSGVEVRVTPTKTEVIIRATRTQDVLGENGRRINELTLLVQKRFKYAPGTIVLYAERVQDRGLSAVAQAESMKFKLLNGLAIRRAAYGVVRYVMESGAKGCEVVVSGKLRAARAKAMKFADGFLIHSGQPVNDFIDTATRHVLMRQGVLGIKVKIMRDPAKSRTGPKALPDAVTIIEPKEEEPILAPSVKDYRPAEETEAQAEPVEA